In Mongoliitalea daihaiensis, one DNA window encodes the following:
- a CDS encoding DegT/DnrJ/EryC1/StrS family aminotransferase, translated as MLALEMEQAFLSVYNSAWYITGAKLLAFEQAFATYNHVKYAIGLSNGLDALTLGLQSVGVGKDDEVILPAHTYIATALAVSRVGAKPIFVESTPNTYLLNPDLIEEAITPHTKAILPVHLYGQACDMSQIMNVAKRHELFVIEDFAQAHGASWAGRLVGTFGKVNASSFYPTKNLGALGDAGVCTTDCPEIAARIRLLQNYGSLEKNQHQLRGYNMRMDELQAAFLSVKLPLLEQWNLERQAIAAIYRECLEGVGDLILPYTHPEATHVFHLFVIQTSHRDSLRNYLLANGVESMVHYPTPVHLQVAYQELGFIKGSFPIAENLSETLLSLPIWPGMKLDEIEYVVQQIRSFYKFTAKKN; from the coding sequence ATGCTTGCTTTAGAAATGGAGCAAGCATTTTTGTCTGTATACAATTCAGCATGGTATATTACAGGCGCAAAGTTGTTAGCATTTGAACAAGCATTTGCGACTTACAATCATGTAAAATATGCCATTGGGTTGAGTAATGGTTTAGATGCACTTACATTAGGGCTTCAAAGTGTCGGTGTTGGAAAAGACGATGAGGTCATCCTTCCTGCCCATACCTATATTGCGACTGCATTGGCAGTTTCTCGTGTTGGTGCTAAGCCAATTTTTGTAGAATCAACACCTAATACCTATCTTTTAAATCCTGATTTAATCGAAGAAGCAATTACCCCTCATACAAAAGCTATACTCCCTGTACATCTCTATGGGCAGGCATGTGATATGAGTCAAATCATGAATGTAGCAAAGCGTCATGAACTATTTGTTATAGAAGATTTCGCACAAGCTCATGGAGCAAGTTGGGCAGGTCGACTTGTTGGGACTTTTGGAAAGGTCAATGCCAGTAGTTTTTATCCAACAAAAAATCTCGGCGCTTTAGGAGATGCGGGTGTCTGTACTACTGATTGTCCTGAAATAGCGGCTCGTATCCGGCTTTTACAAAACTATGGGAGTTTGGAAAAAAATCAACATCAGCTTCGAGGATATAATATGAGAATGGATGAACTACAAGCTGCTTTTCTTTCGGTCAAGCTGCCCTTACTTGAACAGTGGAACTTGGAGCGTCAAGCAATAGCTGCTATCTACAGAGAATGCCTTGAAGGAGTAGGGGATCTTATATTGCCTTATACACACCCCGAAGCTACGCATGTTTTTCATTTATTTGTAATTCAAACGAGTCATCGAGACTCCTTAAGGAATTACCTGTTGGCAAATGGTGTAGAATCGATGGTTCATTATCCTACACCCGTACATTTACAAGTAGCCTATCAGGAACTTGGATTTATTAAGGGGAGTTTTCCGATCGCGGAAAATCTTTCTGAAACTCTCTTAAGTTTGCCTATTTGGCCTGGAATGAAATTAGACGAAATTGAATATGTAGTGCAGCAAATAAGATCTTTTTACAAATTCACAGCTAAAAAAAACTAG
- a CDS encoding glycosyltransferase family 4 protein gives MKAFQILTTAFVIGFFFLPVLIKILKKTNVIDVPGGRKIHKGFIPSMGGIGFVAATLLSVAIWFNFEDVVQTRYFLAAFGLMFFVGLRDDLVDLTAWQKLGGQMVAAYMVVVVADIRLEGFYGFLGIWDIPVLISYGLSMFIILALTNSFNLIDGLDGLAGSLAIISFTFLGYWFFVTGLIPYALFSFACVGGVLSFLVFNWHPAKIFMGDTGSLSLGFALSTLTILFINANGTMTQSDGILFMAPLATGMAVLIIPIYDTLRVFVRRIKRGKSPMEADKSHIHHFLLRMGMRHDQVAMTLAVIKIVFLGVAIIGSSLTDAVMIPVIAGMALALGLGLDKITLKQVKKTVRKAPPVLDARRAKAAKKKQQKPEIPQQIVQNAGMMKN, from the coding sequence ATGAAAGCTTTTCAAATACTTACCACGGCCTTTGTAATTGGTTTCTTTTTTTTACCAGTTCTCATCAAAATTTTGAAAAAAACCAATGTTATAGATGTTCCTGGAGGACGGAAAATACATAAAGGTTTTATTCCTTCTATGGGTGGTATTGGTTTTGTCGCAGCAACTCTTTTATCAGTCGCGATCTGGTTTAATTTTGAAGATGTAGTACAAACTCGTTATTTTCTGGCAGCATTTGGATTAATGTTTTTTGTCGGTCTTAGAGATGATTTAGTTGACCTGACAGCTTGGCAAAAGCTAGGGGGACAAATGGTTGCTGCTTACATGGTGGTGGTTGTAGCAGATATACGACTTGAAGGGTTTTATGGATTTTTAGGTATTTGGGATATACCGGTTTTGATTAGCTATGGTCTGTCCATGTTTATTATTTTAGCATTGACCAATTCTTTCAATTTAATTGATGGGTTGGATGGTCTAGCAGGTTCTCTGGCAATAATTTCATTTACCTTTTTAGGTTATTGGTTTTTTGTAACGGGCTTAATTCCCTATGCTTTGTTTAGCTTTGCTTGCGTAGGAGGGGTATTGTCGTTTTTGGTTTTCAATTGGCACCCTGCAAAAATTTTCATGGGGGATACAGGTTCCTTAAGTTTGGGGTTTGCTTTGTCGACGTTGACGATTTTGTTTATCAATGCAAATGGTACCATGACACAATCAGATGGTATCTTATTTATGGCTCCACTTGCAACAGGTATGGCTGTTTTGATTATTCCAATTTACGATACCCTAAGAGTATTTGTGCGAAGAATTAAAAGAGGAAAGTCTCCTATGGAAGCTGATAAAAGCCATATTCATCATTTTTTATTGAGAATGGGAATGCGTCATGATCAAGTAGCGATGACGTTAGCTGTGATAAAAATCGTATTCTTAGGAGTAGCGATCATAGGATCTTCCCTGACTGATGCGGTTATGATCCCTGTTATTGCTGGAATGGCTCTTGCCCTAGGATTAGGGCTGGATAAAATAACACTTAAGCAAGTGAAAAAAACAGTAAGAAAAGCGCCTCCAGTACTGGATGCCCGTAGGGCTAAGGCGGCTAAGAAAAAGCAACAAAAACCAGAAATTCCCCAACAAATCGTTCAGAATGCTGGCATGATGAAGAATTGA
- the pth gene encoding aminoacyl-tRNA hydrolase, with translation MKYLIIGLGNIGPEYELTRHNVGFLTLDRLADKQGVDWKSGRLAFTSEFKYKGRSIHLIKPTTYMNLSGKAVNYWMKELTIPKENILVIVDDVAIPFGKLRMRAKGSAAGHNGLKNIETLCGGQDYPRLRFGIGDDFPKGRQVEYVLGRWSQQEINELPFAMDKAIDMCLSFCTVGIAMTMTQFND, from the coding sequence ATGAAATACCTTATCATCGGTCTTGGCAATATTGGTCCTGAATATGAATTAACCCGTCATAACGTGGGTTTTTTAACACTGGATCGCTTAGCAGATAAGCAAGGGGTAGATTGGAAAAGCGGAAGGCTTGCTTTTACTTCCGAGTTTAAGTACAAAGGTAGAAGCATACACCTAATCAAGCCTACAACTTACATGAACCTCAGTGGAAAGGCTGTTAATTATTGGATGAAAGAATTGACTATTCCCAAAGAGAATATCTTGGTAATTGTTGATGATGTTGCGATTCCTTTTGGAAAATTACGAATGCGTGCGAAAGGATCGGCAGCTGGACATAATGGTTTAAAAAATATAGAAACACTCTGTGGTGGACAGGACTATCCACGTTTGCGATTTGGTATTGGTGATGATTTCCCTAAAGGAAGACAAGTGGAATATGTCTTAGGCCGTTGGAGTCAGCAAGAAATTAATGAATTGCCCTTTGCAATGGATAAAGCAATAGATATGTGTCTAAGCTTTTGCACGGTGGGCATTGCAATGACAATGACACAATTTAATGATTGA
- a CDS encoding 50S ribosomal protein L25/general stress protein Ctc, whose protein sequence is MKSLEIIGFKRANLDSASLKEIREEGNVPCVVYGPAIDGQIHFYTPAILFRDLVYTPDVHMVDLNIEGTKMKAVLKDAQFHPVSETLLHADFLAFSEDRAIKFEIPVDIVGTSPGIQKGGKLEIKTRKLAVKGLASNLPDKIKVDISKLDLGKSFKVGELTAEGFEILTSPNVSIVTIGIPRALRGKKAE, encoded by the coding sequence ATGAAATCATTAGAGATTATAGGGTTTAAAAGAGCAAATCTCGATAGCGCATCTTTGAAAGAGATCCGCGAAGAAGGCAATGTTCCTTGTGTAGTGTACGGACCTGCAATTGATGGTCAGATTCACTTTTACACACCTGCGATTCTTTTCAGAGACTTGGTTTACACGCCAGATGTGCACATGGTTGACTTAAACATTGAAGGCACCAAAATGAAGGCTGTATTGAAAGATGCACAGTTTCATCCAGTAAGTGAGACCTTGTTACATGCAGATTTCTTGGCATTCAGTGAAGATAGAGCGATCAAATTTGAAATCCCTGTTGATATCGTAGGAACTTCTCCAGGTATCCAAAAAGGGGGTAAATTGGAAATCAAAACCAGAAAATTGGCAGTTAAAGGATTGGCATCCAATCTTCCTGACAAAATCAAGGTGGACATTTCTAAATTAGATCTTGGAAAATCCTTCAAAGTAGGTGAATTAACCGCTGAAGGTTTTGAAATCTTAACTTCTCCAAATGTTTCTATCGTTACCATCGGTATTCCAAGAGCATTGAGAGGTAAAAAAGCAGAATAA
- a CDS encoding MBL fold metallo-hydrolase, producing the protein MFFELVYDKSLAQASYVVGCQAAGIAAVIDPKRDVDTYLQIAQANNLKITHILETHIHADFLSGSRELAALTGAEMFLSDEGDENWKYEFPHTKIKGGDVIKMNNLTFEVIHTPGHTPESVSFLLTDKPASSEPVMLFTGDFVFVGDVGRPDLLEQAAGIKGTQDIGAAQMYDSLHEFAKLGDYIQVWPGHGAGSACGKALGAVPSTTVGYEKIRNWALQLLNDKQAFTQELLADQPEPPKYFAMMKKLNKVDRKLLTEVPKIKNLSKEEFAQIKAEGLKIIDTRPWVDYATANLKGTLSITNNNSFSTYMGWYMNYEESFIVIAEEAQVEDIMRKLMRIGLDNLSGFITPAQLMEFEAGNLSSYTPITKETVKEKIAEGGVQVVDVRGAAEFKKGHIEAADNLVLGKLYNNLDKIAKDKPVIIHCQAGGRAAIAYSILQAEGFENILNYAGGMNDWALEEKTIAVTA; encoded by the coding sequence ATGTTCTTCGAACTCGTATATGACAAAAGTTTGGCGCAAGCCAGTTATGTAGTTGGATGCCAAGCTGCCGGCATTGCTGCGGTAATCGATCCAAAAAGAGATGTGGATACCTATTTGCAAATTGCTCAGGCCAACAATCTTAAAATTACCCATATTTTAGAAACACACATTCACGCGGACTTCCTTTCTGGTTCCAGAGAATTGGCTGCCTTAACAGGTGCCGAAATGTTCCTTTCCGATGAAGGAGATGAAAACTGGAAATATGAATTCCCTCATACTAAAATCAAGGGTGGTGATGTGATAAAAATGAATAACTTAACCTTTGAGGTAATCCATACACCAGGTCACACGCCAGAGTCTGTAAGTTTCTTATTAACGGACAAGCCCGCATCTTCTGAACCAGTCATGTTATTTACAGGTGACTTTGTATTCGTTGGTGACGTGGGTAGACCTGACTTGTTGGAACAAGCTGCGGGTATCAAAGGCACTCAGGATATCGGTGCTGCTCAAATGTATGATTCCTTGCATGAATTTGCCAAGTTAGGAGACTACATTCAAGTATGGCCAGGTCACGGTGCGGGTTCAGCTTGTGGTAAAGCTCTAGGAGCAGTTCCTTCTACTACTGTTGGATACGAAAAAATTAGAAACTGGGCCCTTCAACTGTTAAATGATAAGCAAGCTTTCACTCAGGAATTACTAGCGGATCAACCAGAGCCGCCAAAGTATTTCGCAATGATGAAGAAACTCAATAAGGTCGATAGAAAGCTTTTAACGGAGGTTCCAAAAATCAAAAACCTATCCAAAGAGGAGTTTGCACAAATAAAAGCGGAGGGCTTAAAAATTATTGACACTAGGCCATGGGTGGATTACGCAACTGCCAACTTAAAAGGCACCTTGAGCATCACTAATAATAATTCATTCTCCACATACATGGGTTGGTACATGAATTATGAAGAAAGCTTTATCGTAATTGCGGAAGAAGCTCAAGTAGAAGACATCATGCGCAAATTGATGCGTATCGGATTGGATAACTTGTCAGGTTTCATTACGCCCGCACAGTTGATGGAATTTGAAGCAGGAAATTTGAGCAGTTACACACCTATCACCAAAGAAACAGTGAAAGAAAAAATTGCTGAAGGTGGCGTACAGGTAGTAGACGTAAGAGGCGCTGCGGAATTCAAGAAAGGTCATATTGAAGCAGCTGATAACTTGGTACTTGGTAAATTATACAACAATTTGGATAAAATTGCCAAAGACAAGCCTGTAATCATACATTGCCAAGCTGGCGGTAGAGCGGCCATCGCTTATTCCATACTACAGGCAGAGGGGTTTGAGAATATCCTCAACTATGCAGGTGGAATGAATGACTGGGCTTTGGAAGAAAAAACAATCGCTGTTACAGCTTGA
- the leuS gene encoding leucine--tRNA ligase → MAEYLHQEIEKKWQAYWEKNQVFNAQVNPDKPKFYSLDMFPYPSGAGLHVGHPLGYIASDIITRYKRLQGFNVLHPMGYDSFGLPAEQYAIQTGQHPAITTDQNIKRYEEQLKNIGFAFDWAKEVRTSDPSYYKWTQWIFMQLFNSYYDKKADRAQAITSLIAHFENQGNTGVEAVCDEDTPSFTAEEWKNFSEQEQQGILLKYRLTFLAETTVNWCAALGTVLSNDEVKDGFSERGGHPVERKKMMQWSMRITAYAERLLQGLDALQWTEPIKEMQRNWIGKSIGAEMVFQVKGHDKQIKVFTTRIDTIYGVTYLALAPEHEFVTSLISEDQRATAEAYVEVAKNRSERDRMSDVKTISGAFTGSYAINPFNGEEIQIWIADYVLAGYGTGAVMAVPAHDERDYNFAKHFGLEIRQVIEGSMENGSFPGKGGIIINSDFLTGLDMKDAMTKAIEFLEERKIGKGKIQYRMRDAIFTRQRYWGEPLPVYFKDGLPYLIDEKDLPLVLPEVDKYLPTEDGEPPLGRAKDWVYQTSEGAFPLEKSTMPGWAGSSWYFFRYMDPENTEAFVNPEIEKYWGAVDLYIGGAEHATGHLLYSRFWTKFLFDRGYVSIEEPFQKMINQGMIQGRSNFVYRIKGNNTFVSHGLKDQHESVAMHVDVNIVHNDVLNLEKFKAWRPDLAQAEFILEDGKYICGAEVEKMSKSKYNVVNPDDIIERYGADTLRLYEMFLGPLEQFKPWNTNGIDGVSKFLKKLWKLYHHADGTFEVSEAAPSKEELKTLHKTIKKAQEDLENYSFNTSVASFMICVNELTAAKCNKRAILEPLAILVSPYAPHIAEELWMLLGHEQSIIHASFPEFKEEYLVENAHEYPVSINGKVRSKLSLSLALSKEEIEEVALADATVQKWLEGKAPKKVIVVPGKIINIVIG, encoded by the coding sequence ATGGCAGAGTATCTTCATCAGGAAATCGAAAAAAAATGGCAGGCTTACTGGGAAAAAAACCAAGTATTCAACGCCCAGGTAAATCCTGACAAACCTAAATTTTATTCGTTGGACATGTTCCCGTACCCCTCCGGTGCCGGCTTGCATGTTGGGCATCCGCTGGGGTATATCGCTTCGGATATCATTACCCGATATAAGCGCCTACAAGGATTCAATGTTCTGCACCCCATGGGCTATGATTCTTTTGGGTTACCAGCAGAGCAATATGCCATCCAAACAGGCCAACATCCAGCCATTACTACAGATCAAAACATCAAACGCTATGAAGAGCAACTCAAAAATATTGGGTTTGCCTTCGATTGGGCAAAAGAGGTCCGAACTTCCGATCCTTCCTATTATAAATGGACTCAGTGGATTTTCATGCAGCTATTTAACAGCTATTATGATAAAAAAGCTGATCGAGCCCAAGCGATCACTTCCTTGATTGCTCATTTTGAGAATCAAGGAAATACAGGTGTAGAGGCTGTCTGTGATGAGGATACACCGTCTTTTACTGCCGAAGAATGGAAAAATTTCTCCGAGCAGGAGCAGCAAGGTATTTTATTGAAATACAGGCTTACTTTTTTGGCAGAAACCACTGTCAATTGGTGTGCTGCCTTAGGAACTGTGCTTTCCAATGACGAAGTAAAGGATGGATTCTCCGAGCGGGGAGGGCACCCAGTGGAGAGGAAAAAAATGATGCAGTGGAGCATGCGAATTACAGCGTATGCCGAACGACTGCTTCAGGGTTTGGATGCTTTGCAGTGGACCGAACCTATCAAAGAAATGCAACGCAACTGGATTGGCAAATCTATTGGTGCAGAGATGGTATTTCAAGTAAAAGGACATGATAAGCAAATAAAAGTATTTACGACACGAATAGATACTATTTATGGAGTAACATACCTCGCATTGGCTCCAGAACACGAGTTTGTGACCTCCTTAATCTCAGAAGATCAACGAGCCACTGCAGAAGCGTACGTAGAAGTTGCCAAAAATAGATCAGAACGGGACCGAATGTCCGATGTAAAAACCATTTCTGGCGCTTTCACAGGATCTTATGCGATCAATCCATTCAATGGAGAGGAGATACAGATTTGGATTGCAGATTATGTGTTGGCAGGTTATGGTACAGGTGCGGTGATGGCAGTTCCTGCACATGATGAGCGGGATTATAACTTTGCTAAGCATTTTGGTTTGGAAATCCGCCAAGTGATAGAAGGGAGTATGGAGAATGGATCATTTCCAGGCAAAGGAGGAATTATCATCAATTCAGACTTCCTCACAGGCTTGGACATGAAAGATGCTATGACCAAGGCTATAGAGTTTTTGGAGGAGCGGAAAATAGGTAAAGGTAAAATTCAATACCGTATGCGGGATGCAATTTTTACCCGTCAGCGTTACTGGGGGGAGCCATTACCCGTATATTTCAAAGATGGGTTACCTTACCTGATCGATGAAAAAGACTTGCCTTTAGTGCTCCCTGAAGTAGATAAATATTTGCCTACTGAAGATGGTGAACCACCATTGGGTAGGGCTAAGGATTGGGTGTACCAAACCTCGGAAGGCGCATTTCCTTTAGAAAAAAGTACCATGCCAGGATGGGCAGGTTCAAGTTGGTACTTTTTTCGCTATATGGACCCGGAAAATACGGAAGCATTTGTCAATCCTGAAATTGAAAAATATTGGGGTGCAGTAGATCTATATATCGGAGGAGCGGAACATGCGACCGGTCACTTATTGTATTCCCGTTTTTGGACCAAGTTTTTGTTTGACAGGGGATATGTATCGATTGAGGAGCCTTTCCAAAAGATGATCAATCAGGGAATGATTCAAGGTCGTTCTAATTTTGTGTATAGAATCAAAGGGAACAATACATTTGTAAGTCACGGCCTCAAAGATCAACATGAGAGTGTAGCAATGCATGTGGATGTCAATATCGTACACAATGATGTATTGAATCTGGAGAAGTTTAAAGCTTGGAGACCGGATTTGGCACAGGCAGAATTTATCTTGGAGGATGGTAAATACATATGCGGTGCGGAGGTAGAAAAAATGTCCAAATCCAAATACAATGTAGTCAACCCAGATGATATCATCGAGCGTTATGGAGCAGATACCCTCCGCCTGTACGAAATGTTCTTGGGCCCATTGGAGCAATTCAAACCTTGGAATACCAATGGGATAGATGGGGTTTCGAAGTTTTTGAAAAAGCTTTGGAAACTGTATCATCATGCGGATGGAACATTTGAAGTGTCCGAGGCAGCGCCAAGCAAAGAAGAATTAAAGACATTGCATAAGACTATCAAGAAAGCTCAAGAGGATTTAGAGAATTATTCCTTTAATACTTCTGTGGCGTCCTTCATGATCTGTGTCAATGAGCTGACTGCTGCCAAGTGCAATAAACGGGCAATTTTAGAGCCCTTAGCTATTTTGGTTTCTCCTTATGCACCGCACATTGCCGAAGAGCTTTGGATGTTGTTAGGGCATGAGCAATCCATTATTCATGCAAGTTTCCCAGAGTTCAAAGAGGAATACTTAGTAGAGAATGCTCATGAGTATCCAGTTTCCATTAATGGAAAAGTGAGAAGTAAACTTTCGCTATCCCTTGCGCTCTCCAAAGAAGAAATTGAAGAGGTGGCGCTAGCAGATGCTACGGTACAAAAATGGCTAGAGGGAAAAGCTCCTAAAAAAGTCATTGTAGTTCCGGGAAAGATCATCAATATCGTGATTGGCTGA
- a CDS encoding MFS transporter: MIKPQTYSVKNAPILAIGFFLVGFICFFIFSTGPIIGVSFSELFSITINEAAILFVGFINSLVSDSFQQIFSWDLDAFGSIFFSNGLFAVSGMIFIILVIPETNKKSLEALKEILIKSK, from the coding sequence ATGATCAAACCTCAAACCTACTCGGTTAAAAACGCCCCTATTTTAGCAATTGGGTTTTTTTTAGTTGGATTTATATGCTTTTTTATTTTTTCTACTGGTCCAATCATAGGGGTGTCATTTTCTGAATTATTTTCTATCACAATAAATGAAGCTGCAATTTTATTTGTGGGTTTTATCAATTCCTTGGTGAGTGATTCTTTTCAGCAGATTTTCTCTTGGGACCTAGATGCCTTCGGAAGCATCTTTTTTAGTAATGGATTATTTGCGGTATCAGGTATGATTTTCATTATATTGGTAATTCCAGAAACCAACAAAAAATCGCTGGAAGCATTGAAAGAAATTTTGATTAAAAGTAAATAA
- a CDS encoding S9 family peptidase: MSTNEFIYPNLTAPRAAIKPFDIVAKHGHLRTDNYYWLNDRENPEVIAYLNEENTYFEQMLGHTKVFQERLFQEMRSRVKEDDSSVPSKIDNYYYYTRFVEGGEYPIYARKQESLDAEEEILVDGNELGKDQAFLNFFISVSPNHQLMAIIMDTQGRNFYQVRIKNLQTGEYYPEQISDIRSSAVWANDNQSFYYAIPDPQTLRNYQIKKHVIGSPSIDDALIFQEDDATLNCSIGKTKSKDYIIISSGRTDASYSLFIDANNPSKPQLIEALIDNVQYDVEHAGGEIFYIHTNKDAVNYKLCQVPVATPAASNWKDLMPHRTDVFLETVEFFKNFMVAQETVEGLNHIRIIHLDGSGEHTLAFEEAAYTAGISYNPAFDTDILRFNYTSLTTPASIFDYDMRTKNRELKKEMPVLGDFDKSNYQTERIMVPARDGKLVPMSLVYRKDLFKKDSSMPGWIYSYGSYGYSTEPTFSRPRLSLLDRGFVFAIAHIRGGQEMGGHWYEEGKMMQKKNTFYDFIDCSQWLQDNGYVAKDKLFASGGSAGGLLMGAVMNMAPQLYRGLVAAVPFVDVVTTMMDDSIPLTTFEWLEWGNPSIQEQYEYMLSYSPYDQVEGKNYPHLLATTGLHDSQVQYWEPAKWVAKLRVLKTDSNHVFLYTNMDAGHGGASGRFESLKELAREYAFVFDILGIRE, encoded by the coding sequence ATGTCAACCAACGAATTTATTTACCCAAATCTGACAGCTCCTCGAGCTGCCATCAAGCCATTCGATATAGTAGCCAAGCACGGACACCTACGTACAGATAATTATTACTGGCTCAATGATCGTGAAAACCCAGAGGTAATTGCCTATTTGAATGAGGAGAATACCTATTTTGAACAGATGCTAGGGCATACCAAGGTTTTTCAAGAGCGGTTATTTCAAGAAATGCGTTCCCGAGTGAAAGAAGACGATTCCTCTGTCCCTTCAAAAATTGATAATTACTACTATTATACCCGATTTGTAGAGGGAGGTGAGTATCCTATTTATGCTAGAAAACAGGAATCTTTGGATGCTGAGGAAGAAATTTTAGTGGATGGGAATGAATTAGGAAAAGATCAGGCGTTTTTGAATTTCTTTATTTCGGTAAGTCCAAACCATCAATTGATGGCCATTATCATGGATACACAGGGACGAAATTTCTATCAGGTACGCATTAAAAATTTGCAAACAGGAGAATACTACCCAGAGCAGATTTCTGATATCCGAAGTTCAGCTGTTTGGGCAAATGATAATCAATCTTTTTATTACGCAATACCTGATCCACAAACCTTGCGGAATTATCAGATCAAAAAACATGTGATAGGTTCTCCTTCGATTGATGATGCGCTGATTTTTCAAGAAGATGATGCAACACTTAATTGCAGCATTGGCAAAACCAAGTCCAAAGATTATATCATCATTTCTTCAGGAAGGACAGATGCTTCGTATTCCTTGTTTATAGACGCCAATAACCCTTCTAAGCCACAACTTATCGAAGCCCTTATTGACAATGTACAATACGATGTAGAGCATGCTGGTGGAGAAATATTTTATATTCACACCAATAAAGATGCTGTCAATTATAAGCTTTGTCAAGTGCCTGTAGCAACTCCAGCAGCTAGTAATTGGAAGGATCTTATGCCACATCGAACAGATGTCTTCTTAGAAACTGTTGAATTTTTCAAAAATTTCATGGTTGCGCAGGAAACTGTAGAAGGGTTAAATCATATCCGTATCATCCATCTTGATGGGAGTGGGGAACATACATTAGCCTTTGAGGAGGCGGCTTACACGGCAGGTATTTCTTACAATCCTGCTTTTGACACGGATATCCTACGATTTAATTATACATCCTTGACTACACCTGCATCAATTTTTGACTACGATATGCGGACAAAGAATCGTGAATTAAAGAAAGAGATGCCTGTATTGGGAGATTTCGATAAAAGTAATTACCAAACTGAGCGAATCATGGTTCCAGCAAGAGATGGAAAGTTGGTTCCCATGTCTTTGGTCTATCGCAAGGATCTATTTAAAAAGGATAGCTCTATGCCAGGTTGGATTTATTCTTATGGGTCATACGGATACTCCACAGAGCCGACATTCAGCAGGCCTCGGTTGAGTTTGTTGGATAGAGGTTTTGTGTTTGCCATTGCACATATCCGTGGAGGTCAAGAAATGGGTGGACACTGGTATGAGGAAGGTAAAATGATGCAAAAGAAAAATACATTTTACGATTTTATAGACTGCTCACAATGGTTGCAGGACAATGGCTATGTAGCCAAGGATAAATTATTTGCTTCGGGTGGTAGTGCAGGAGGATTGTTGATGGGAGCAGTGATGAATATGGCCCCTCAACTTTATCGCGGTCTTGTGGCGGCTGTGCCATTTGTAGATGTAGTGACCACGATGATGGATGATAGTATTCCTTTGACCACTTTTGAATGGTTGGAGTGGGGGAATCCTTCCATACAAGAGCAGTATGAATATATGCTTTCCTACTCTCCTTACGATCAAGTAGAAGGTAAAAATTATCCACATTTATTGGCTACAACCGGGCTTCATGATTCGCAGGTACAGTATTGGGAACCAGCCAAGTGGGTGGCCAAACTTCGGGTGTTAAAAACAGATTCAAATCATGTTTTTTTGTATACTAATATGGATGCAGGACATGGGGGAGCTAGTGGACGCTTTGAGAGTTTAAAAGAACTCGCTCGGGAGTATGCTTTTGTTTTTGATATTTTAGGCATCCGGGAATAA